CCCCCCATCGACCAGCACGTCGTCGCCGATCACGCTGGGCGCGAAGATGAGCGGAATGGCGAAGGACGCGCGCAGGGCCTGTGCCAGGTCACCGCCACGGAGCACCACAGTTTCCCGCGTGGACAATCTGGTACTGACGACGCGCAACGGGATCGGCAATCGATCAAAGTCACCACGGGCGAGGAGATTTCCACGCAACATCATGGCGGACATGAGTGCGTTCACCTCCGCCTCGCGCACCGAGCCGGTTTGCAGCATCAGGCCGCGCCCGTCACTTTCCCATACGGCCAGCGGGGCCGGGAACTCCATGATACGGGGGGCCGTCGGGCTATACGTGCGGATCACACGTTGCAGCGGCAGTGCCCGCGTGATCGAATCGATCTCATTCCCGCTATAGCCACTGGCATACAGGGCGCCAGCGATGGCGCCAATGGATGAACCGACGATGAAGTCCGGCCGGATGTGCAGCGAATCGAGGATCTTGAACACGCCGACGTGCGCAAACCCTCTGGCGCCGCCGCCGGACAGGACCAAGCCGGTCCGCAGTGGTGCACAACTCTGTGAATCGGCCGGGCGCGCCAGCACGAGCAACCCGAACAGCGCAACCAGGGGCGCGGCGCCGACCCGGCGATGCCGCAACGCCGTCATTGGCACGTCACGGCACGACGGTATTGGTTCCCAGTCGCTTCACCATGCTGTACCAGAACGCCACCGCATCGTGATACGCCTTGACGCCCACACGCTCCTCCTGTCCATGCGCGCGACTGGGTTCGGCCTGCTCGAAAAACACGGCGCCGATACCATAGGTGGGGATGCCCGCGTTACGGGTGAACAACCCATCGGTGGCACCGGTGGACATCTCGGGCACCACCACCGCGCCCGGAAAGCGCTCCGTCGTGAGCGTGGTGACCACATCCATCACGTCCTTGCGGAGCGGTGACGGTGGGCTGACGATCGCGTCCCACGCCTTCATCACCTTGGCACCCGGGCCCACCACGCGTTGCATCGTGGCCTGCACCGAGTCAATCGATTCGTCGGGAAGAATGCGGCAGTTCACCAATGCCGAGGCCCGTTGCGCCAGCGCATTGTCGGCGTGACCGGCCTCCAGTCGCGTGGCCACGCACGTGGTGCGCATGATGGAGTTCCAGTACGGATTGGCCGCCGACAACTTGGTGGCGGCCGCCGTATCCATCGGCTCGGCCGCGACGGCGCGCATGAGCGCCGCGATGTCGGGCGCTTGCGTGGGCGCGCTCTGCACGAAGTAGGCGCGCGACACCTCGTTCAATCGGCGCGGATACTCGAACGCCCCAAACGCCGCCAATCGCGCGCTCAGTTCATAAATGGCGTTGTCGCGCCGCGGGACGGAGCTGTGCCCGCCGGGGTTGGTGACTTCAATGCGGAAGTTGGCGAACATCTTTTCGCTGGCCTGCACCGAGTTCGACACGGCCTTGCCCTTGTCCAGCGAACCGCCGCCGCCGTCGGTGTTCAGCGCGTACTCGGCGTCAATCAACACCCGGTGATTCTTCAGCAACCAAGCGATGGAATTGCCGTCAGTTTCCTCGTCGGCCGAGAGCACGGCGATGATGTCCCGGTCCGGCACCCACCCCTCGCGCTTCCAGCGCACGAAGTTCGCGATGATGGTGCCCACGCCCGCTTTGTTGTCTTCCGCGCCGCGTCCGTAATACCACCCGTCCTTCTCCACCATGGTGAATGGATCGAACGGCCAGTCGGCGCGGTTGGCGGCCACGACATCGAGATGCGCCATCAACAGAATGGGCTTGAGTCCCATTTTGCGACCGCGCAGCCGCGCCACCAACGCGGTCATTTGCGGGGTCGGACCCAACAGTTGCACATCGGCCGCCGGATACCCTGCCGTGCGCAGTCGCAGGGCCATGGCGCGCGCAGCGCGCCCGACGCCAGGGGTGCCGGACGTGGAGTTGATGTTCACCAACTCGCGCAGGATGTCCCGCGCCTCACGCTGCTCGCGCGGAATGGCAGGTGCCTGTGCGCTGGCGCTGGTGACGACAGCCAGTGAGGCAGCGACAAGTACGGCGGCGAGCGCGAAGAACGAGCGACGCATGATCATGGCAGGGACGGGTGAGGGCGCGTTCCATCGACGTGCCACCCCATAATGTCCCAACATATCACGGGAATAGCGAGAGCCCGTCGTGACGCACCGCGAATGTCCTGGCGTCAGGTACAGCAGCCCGGACCACAGCAGGGTGCCGCGGTTGGCTTGGTGCCCCGCACAAACGCGGCCATGAACTTGCCTTCGATCGCTTCCAGCGTCGACGACTCGAGTCCGGCCTCGGCTAGGAACTGCCGGGCATCCTCACTGCGGTAGATGCGCGTGGGCTCGATGTCGATATCGGTAAACCCTGCCTGCTGCAGGAGCGACGTGAACTCGGACTCTTCCAGCGCGCCGGCCACACACCCTACCCACAACTCCATGCTGCGCCGCACATCGGCGGGGACGTCACCCCGCACCACGACATCGCTCACCGCGAATCGACCACCGGGCTTGAGCACGCGAAACGCTTCGCGCAATACCTGCGCTTTGTCGCCCGACAGGTTGATGACGCAGTTGGAAATGATCACGTCGACGGAGTTGTCGGGCAGCGGGATGGATTCGATATGCCCCTTGAGAAACTCGACATTGTGCACCTTCGCTTCGGCGGCGTTCTGTCGGGCCAACGCCAGCATGTCGTCGGTCATGTCCAGTCCGTACGCCTTGCCGGTCGCGCCAACGCGTCGGGCCGACAAGATGACGTCGATGCCACCGCCCGAGCCCAGGTCGAGCACGACCTGCCCCTCGTGCAGCTCCAGCAACGCCGTGGGATTCCCGCACCCGAGCGATGCGAGCACGGCGGCCGTTGGCAGTTCACTGGTCTCGCCGTTCACGTACAGGTTGGATGTGATGGGATCGACACTGCCGTTGAACGCGGCGCCTCCACAGCACGAACTGGCGGGGCCACAGCCGCCGGATGTGGCGCTGTCCAGCACGCGGCGGGCGGCGGCACCGTAACGGTCCTGAACGATTTGGGTGAGGTTCGCCGATTCGGCGGCAGGGCTGGTGGCGATGGGCAGCACAGTGGACATATCGATCTCCTTTTGATCAACAAACGTTGATGGATAAAACGCGTGAGGGATGTGCGGCGGGTAGGCGAACTACACCGTTGATCCTGGGTGTCGGCCGGTCAGCCGCAGCACCGCCCGATCACCGGTAACCTGGCCCGCCCCGGAATGGTTGTCGGGCGCTGCGCGACCACGAGGTCATGCACTTCTGCCAGTGCGTTTGGAACGATGGCATAATACGACCAGCGGCCTTCCTTGCGGTCGCTGACCAGACCGGCCTCCCGCAAGACCTTCAGATGAAACGACAGTCGCGACTGGGCCGCATCCAGCGCGCCTTGCAGGTCACACACGCAGCGCTCCCCGTCGCGCAGCATGTCGAGGATTTCCAGACGTGTTTCGTCGGACAGGGCGTGGAAGAGCGTGACCGCGCGGGCGCGGTGGCGGGCGGTCAGGCGGCTTGATCGGGGAGGTGGCGCGGTCAGCATGCGAACATAATACACCAATAAATATTGATATGTCAATCCTCGCGCTGCGCGCGATTCAGCCTTGATTGAGGAGGTAGATCACCGCCGCCACCGCCAGTGCCGCCGCCACCGCGAACCCGATCTTCCACGCCGACCACGGCCGATCGCCCTTGACCGCGCCCGTCTGTCCATTCACCACCACGCGCCAGGATCTCCCGTTGAATTGATACGAGCAGATCCACACGGGCAGCAGGATGTGCTTGAATTTCACGTCGTCGTAGCGTGTCGCGATGTTCGATACCCGCTGGTGATTGCCGCCGATGTCCTGCTTGACGGCGCCGAGAATGGCCGCGCCGAAAATGCTCTTGGCCTCCTCGAACGCCGGTTCCAGCCCCAGCTGATAGGCCTCCACCGTGAAGCCCGCGACAAAGTCGTCGGAGAAGGGCTGCATGCCCGACACGTCCCAATCCGTCAGCACATCGGCCAGGTGCGCCGGAATGCTGCGTGAGGCGGGCACCAGCGTGTCGTCAAACGACAACGCCACGGTACCCGACGCGGCATACCAATCGGTCACCGTGCGCTGGACGACCACGGTGTTCCCCTGCGCATCACGTTTCGTATCCTGCACGATGCGGTCGACACCGCGTTGACCCTGATACTCACTGGTGGTGCGCGCATCGAACGTCCAGCACGGCAGATACACGCCGCGCACGCCGTTGACGGCGCGCACGCTCTGCTTGAGCGCGTTCGGGGCAAACCACCGTCCCTCGATCCAGCGTCGGAACACGTCCTGCGCGCCCTTGGGCTCGAGGGCGAACGGCACTACGGCCCGCGGGCGAATGCGGCGCTCCGCATGCGCCGCTGCCGACACCAACGGCGTGGCGCAGAAGGCGCACACCGCGGCCACCACATTCGGTTCAAACTGCGTTTGCGCCCCGCACTGCGGGCAATCCACCAACTGCGGCGTGATCTCCGGTTCGTTGCCCGCCTGCAATCGCAGGTATCCGAGATAGTCCAGCTCTTCATGCGTGGCCGATTGCGCCGCGTCGTCGACAACCGGCCGTTCGTTGACCGTGCCGCAACTGTCGCAGGTCAACTGGCCGACAGACGGCGCGAAGCGCAGCGACGCCCCGCACTGGCGACAGGGAAAGACGCGTCCGGCGGCGGCAACGGGTGACAGCGGCGTGTCTGAGTCCACAGGGTCCGGAGTATGCGAGGGTCGGGAAGCACGGCAGGTCAGCGGCCTTTCCGGCACGA
The Gemmatimonadaceae bacterium genome window above contains:
- a CDS encoding M20/M25/M40 family metallo-hydrolase is translated as MIMRRSFFALAAVLVAASLAVVTSASAQAPAIPREQREARDILRELVNINSTSGTPGVGRAARAMALRLRTAGYPAADVQLLGPTPQMTALVARLRGRKMGLKPILLMAHLDVVAANRADWPFDPFTMVEKDGWYYGRGAEDNKAGVGTIIANFVRWKREGWVPDRDIIAVLSADEETDGNSIAWLLKNHRVLIDAEYALNTDGGGGSLDKGKAVSNSVQASEKMFANFRIEVTNPGGHSSVPRRDNAIYELSARLAAFGAFEYPRRLNEVSRAYFVQSAPTQAPDIAALMRAVAAEPMDTAAATKLSAANPYWNSIMRTTCVATRLEAGHADNALAQRASALVNCRILPDESIDSVQATMQRVVGPGAKVMKAWDAIVSPPSPLRKDVMDVVTTLTTERFPGAVVVPEMSTGATDGLFTRNAGIPTYGIGAVFFEQAEPSRAHGQEERVGVKAYHDAVAFWYSMVKRLGTNTVVP
- a CDS encoding arsenite methyltransferase — encoded protein: MSTVLPIATSPAAESANLTQIVQDRYGAAARRVLDSATSGGCGPASSCCGGAAFNGSVDPITSNLYVNGETSELPTAAVLASLGCGNPTALLELHEGQVVLDLGSGGGIDVILSARRVGATGKAYGLDMTDDMLALARQNAAEAKVHNVEFLKGHIESIPLPDNSVDVIISNCVINLSGDKAQVLREAFRVLKPGGRFAVSDVVVRGDVPADVRRSMELWVGCVAGALEESEFTSLLQQAGFTDIDIEPTRIYRSEDARQFLAEAGLESSTLEAIEGKFMAAFVRGTKPTAAPCCGPGCCT
- a CDS encoding metalloregulator ArsR/SmtB family transcription factor translates to MLTAPPPRSSRLTARHRARAVTLFHALSDETRLEILDMLRDGERCVCDLQGALDAAQSRLSFHLKVLREAGLVSDRKEGRWSYYAIVPNALAEVHDLVVAQRPTTIPGRARLPVIGRCCG
- a CDS encoding primosomal protein N' (replication factor Y) - superfamily II helicase: MDSDTPLSPVAAAGRVFPCRQCGASLRFAPSVGQLTCDSCGTVNERPVVDDAAQSATHEELDYLGYLRLQAGNEPEITPQLVDCPQCGAQTQFEPNVVAAVCAFCATPLVSAAAHAERRIRPRAVVPFALEPKGAQDVFRRWIEGRWFAPNALKQSVRAVNGVRGVYLPCWTFDARTTSEYQGQRGVDRIVQDTKRDAQGNTVVVQRTVTDWYAASGTVALSFDDTLVPASRSIPAHLADVLTDWDVSGMQPFSDDFVAGFTVEAYQLGLEPAFEEAKSIFGAAILGAVKQDIGGNHQRVSNIATRYDDVKFKHILLPVWICSYQFNGRSWRVVVNGQTGAVKGDRPWSAWKIGFAVAAALAVAAVIYLLNQG